From the genome of Homalodisca vitripennis isolate AUS2020 chromosome 8, UT_GWSS_2.1, whole genome shotgun sequence, one region includes:
- the LOC124367541 gene encoding glutathione S-transferase-like: MAPKTKLTYFNGTGLGESIRFLLVYLDREYEDSRFEEEEWAKIKPTTPWGKVPLLEVEGEKPVAWSLAITRYLGREAGLAGANTWEDLRIDEIVYVINDLRSSMASYFHEENEAMKEYLKGPLFSTTIPFYLSRLESQVKENNGFLANGKLSWADVYFAALSDYLNWMNGSKEILVGYPNLQALKAKIFALPKIKEYVAKRPITIELQLKE, encoded by the exons ATGGCACCCAAAACGAAGCTCACCTACTTCAATGGTACCGGACTCGGAGAGTCCATCCGGTTCCTATTAGTCTACCTGGACAGAGAGTATGAGGACAGCAGATTTGAAGAGGAAGAGTGGGCCAAAATTAAACCGA CAACCCCTTGGGGCAAGGTCCCACTGCTGGAGGTGGAGGGCGAGAAGCCTGTAGCATGGTCCCTTGCCATTACACGGTACCTGGGTCGTGAAGCTGGGCTTGCTGGTGCCAACACCTGGGAGGACCTCAGGATCGACGAGATTGTCTACGTCATCAATGACTTGCGATCAT CGATGGCCAGCTATTTCCACGAAGAGAACGAGGCCATGAAAGAGTATCTTAAAGGACCTTTGTTTAGTACCACAATACCTTTCTACTTGTCACGGTTGGAGAGCCAAGTGAAGGAGAATAACGGTTTTCTGGCAAATggaaag ttatCCTGGGCAGATGTGTATTTTGCCGCACTCAGTGATTACCTGAACTGGATGAACGGCTCAAAGGAAATCCTAGTAGGATACCCCAACCTGCAGGCTCTAAAAGCAAAGATCTTCGCCTTACCCAAGATCAAGGAGTATGTCGCAAAGAGACCGATCACCATAGAACTCCAACTCAAAGAGTGA